From Bacillus kexueae, a single genomic window includes:
- a CDS encoding (Fe-S)-binding protein, translating to MKVSLFVTCLIDMFYPNAGKSTVELLERLGCEVDFPTNQVCCGQPAYNSGYVREARNAMKNMIQAFENAEYVVTPSGSCATMFKEYPKVFQNDSEWFEKAQRLAKKTYELTDFIINVLHIQDVGACLNGRATYHTSCHMTRLLGVKDSPFQLLKHVEGLEVIPLKNQHNCCGFGGTFSIKMAEISEQMVDEKVSNIVEGSVDYLVGADCGCLMNIGGRLKRNGVNVEVLHIAEVLNSVEEKGE from the coding sequence TCAACAGTTGAATTATTGGAACGATTAGGTTGTGAGGTAGATTTTCCTACTAATCAAGTTTGTTGTGGTCAGCCTGCTTACAATAGTGGCTATGTGAGAGAAGCTAGAAATGCTATGAAAAATATGATTCAAGCTTTTGAAAATGCAGAATATGTTGTGACTCCTTCTGGGTCATGCGCAACCATGTTTAAAGAATATCCTAAAGTGTTTCAAAATGATTCAGAGTGGTTTGAAAAAGCACAACGATTAGCTAAGAAGACATATGAACTGACTGATTTTATTATAAATGTATTACATATTCAGGATGTAGGAGCTTGTTTAAATGGGAGAGCAACGTATCATACATCTTGTCATATGACACGTTTACTAGGTGTGAAAGATTCACCCTTTCAATTACTTAAGCATGTAGAAGGGCTTGAAGTCATACCACTAAAAAATCAACATAATTGCTGCGGGTTTGGGGGAACATTTTCGATTAAAATGGCTGAAATTTCTGAACAAATGGTTGATGAAAAGGTCTCTAATATTGTAGAGGGCTCTGTCGACTACTTAGTTGGAGCAGACTGTGGGTGTCTGATGAACATCGGGGGGCGTTTGAAACGAAACGGGGTTAACGTAGAAGTTCTTCACATCGCAGAAGTGTTAAATTCAGTAGAAGAAAAGGGGGAATAG